The following nucleotide sequence is from Streptomyces brevispora.
GCGGGACGCGCATCAGATCTCCATCCCGAAGGGCCGGGTGAACCGGACGTCACCCTCGACCATGTCTCGCATGTCTTCAACGTTGTGGCGGAACATCAGCATTCGCTCGATACCGAAGCCGAAGGCGAATCCGCTGTACTTCTGGGGGTCTACGCCGCAGGCGATGAGCACCTTGGGGTTGACCATTCCGCAGCCGCCGAGCTCGATCCAGCCCTCGCTGCCGCAGGTGCGGCAGGGGCGGTCGGGGTTGCCGACGGACTCGCCGCGGCAGACGTAGCAGACCATGTCCATCTCGGCGGACGGCTCGGTGAACGGGAAGAAGTTCGGCCGCAGCCGGGTCTTCATGTCCGGGCCGAAGAGCGCCTGGACCATGTGGTCGAGGGTGCCCTTGAGGTCGGCCATGGTGAGGCCCTCGTCGACGGCGAGCAGCTCGATCTGATGGAAGACCGGGGTGTGCGTCGCGTCCAGCTCGTCGGTCCGGTAGACCCGGCCGGGGCAGACGACGTAGACGGGGGGCTCGCGGTCGAGCAGGGTGCGGGCCTGGACCGGCGAGGTGTGGGTGCGCAGGACGACACCGGACTCGTCGTTCTTCGCGCCGTCGGCGCCCTCGACGAAGAAGGTGTCCTGCATCTGCCGGGCCGGGTGGTCGGGCACGAAGTTCAGGGCGTCGAAGTTGAACCACTCGGCCTCGGCCTCGGGGCCCTCGGCGACCTCGTAGCCCATGGCCACGAAGACGTCGGCGACGCGCTCCATGATTGTCGTCAGCGGGTGGCGGGCGCCGGCCGGGGTGCGGTCGTACGGCAGCGTGACGTCCACCGCCTCCTCGACCAGGACCCGGGCGTCGCGCTCGGCCTCCAGCTCCGTCTGACGGGCGGCGAGCGCCCTGCCCACGGCGGCGCGGGCCTGGCCCACGCGCTTGCCCGCCTCGGCCTTGGCCTGCGGCGGCAGCGCGCCGATCTCGCGGTTGGCGAGCGACAGGGGCGAGGTACCTCCGGTGTGCGCGGTCTTCGCCTGGGCGAGCGCGTCGAGGTCGCCCGCGGCGGCGAAGGCGGCGAACGCCTCGTCCCGGATGCGCTCGATCTCTTCCGGTTTCAGTGCCTCGACCTCGACTGGGTCGTACGACTTGTTCGGTGCCGACATCTCTTCCCGTACTTCCGATTGGCTGATACTGCGCTTACCGGGGGGATGCCCCCGGATCCCCGTGGCCCCGCTCGACGACTGGAGGACGCAAAGGTGCCAATGGTCGAGTCTACGGGGCACGGGATGTGTGGGGCGCCCGTGGGCCGCTCACGCCAGGTAGGCGGGCGTGCTCACGGGCAGGATAAATCGGAACTCGGCGCCGCCGCCGGGGCCGCGGCCCACGGTGATCGTGCCGCCGTGCGCCTCGACGATGCCCTTGACGATGTAGAGGCCCAGGCCGGTGCCGCCGCGCTTGCTCCCCCGCCAGAAGCGGGTGAAGACACGGCCCATCGACTCCTCGGGGATGCCGGGACCTTCGTCGCTCACGGTGACGGCCGTTCCCTTCTCGTCGCTCTTCGCCGGTGCGGGTGCCACCTCGATGGTGACGGTTCCCTCGCCGTGGCGCACCGCGTTTTCCAGCAGGTTGCCGAGTACCTGG
It contains:
- the pheS gene encoding phenylalanine--tRNA ligase subunit alpha, with translation MSAPNKSYDPVEVEALKPEEIERIRDEAFAAFAAAGDLDALAQAKTAHTGGTSPLSLANREIGALPPQAKAEAGKRVGQARAAVGRALAARQTELEAERDARVLVEEAVDVTLPYDRTPAGARHPLTTIMERVADVFVAMGYEVAEGPEAEAEWFNFDALNFVPDHPARQMQDTFFVEGADGAKNDESGVVLRTHTSPVQARTLLDREPPVYVVCPGRVYRTDELDATHTPVFHQIELLAVDEGLTMADLKGTLDHMVQALFGPDMKTRLRPNFFPFTEPSAEMDMVCYVCRGESVGNPDRPCRTCGSEGWIELGGCGMVNPKVLIACGVDPQKYSGFAFGFGIERMLMFRHNVEDMRDMVEGDVRFTRPFGMEI